In Williamwhitmania taraxaci, the following are encoded in one genomic region:
- the gltX gene encoding glutamate--tRNA ligase, translating into MKQRRVRVRFAPSPTGPLHIGGVRTALFNYFFAKKHGGDFLLRIEDTDSNRFVPGAEDYIVNSLKWCGIQIDEGVSVGGPHAPYRQSERRDIYKKYADQLVAGGFAYYAFDTPEELDAIRAKFEAEGKTFTYNFEIRTQLNTSLVLPAEEVQSRINTGQGWVIRFKMPENEEVEMHDLIRDRVVVNSSTLDDKVLFKSADMLPTYHLANVVDDYLMEISHVIRGEEWLPSLPLHVLLYRAFGWTEVMPLFSHLPLLLKPTGNGKLSKRDGDKLGFPVFPLFWKAENGETARGYREDGYFPEAFVNLLAFLGWNPGTEQELFTMDELIQLFSLERVNKSGARFDPEKAKWFNQQYLRMKSDAELATLYMPILEEKGISVQTEYVESVVALVKDRATFMSDFWPSSSYFFVAPDSYDEKVVAKFWKENIPALISELRERVAIIAPFSQENIDKVVHEWVAEKQVPMGQVMNNFRLCLVGASMGPGVAQIAALIGKEETLKRLDAGIKNIKA; encoded by the coding sequence ATGAAGCAAAGACGAGTTCGTGTCCGTTTCGCACCTAGCCCAACAGGACCGCTGCACATCGGTGGCGTTCGTACCGCACTTTTCAACTACTTTTTTGCAAAGAAACATGGTGGAGACTTTCTCCTGCGCATTGAGGATACCGATTCGAACCGTTTTGTTCCGGGTGCCGAAGATTATATTGTAAACTCATTGAAGTGGTGCGGGATTCAAATTGACGAGGGTGTTTCGGTTGGAGGTCCACATGCCCCTTACCGTCAGAGCGAGCGCAGAGATATTTATAAGAAGTATGCCGATCAGTTGGTTGCCGGTGGCTTTGCTTACTACGCCTTCGATACACCCGAAGAACTCGATGCCATTCGTGCTAAGTTTGAGGCCGAAGGGAAGACGTTTACCTATAATTTTGAAATTAGAACACAGCTGAACACTTCGTTGGTATTGCCCGCTGAGGAGGTTCAGAGTCGCATAAACACGGGTCAAGGCTGGGTTATTCGTTTTAAAATGCCCGAAAACGAGGAGGTCGAAATGCATGACCTAATTCGCGACAGGGTAGTAGTGAACTCTTCAACGCTCGACGATAAGGTGCTGTTCAAAAGTGCCGACATGTTACCAACGTACCACCTTGCCAATGTGGTGGATGACTATCTGATGGAAATTAGCCACGTGATTCGTGGGGAAGAATGGTTACCTTCACTTCCTCTTCATGTGCTTTTGTATCGGGCCTTTGGATGGACGGAGGTTATGCCACTCTTCTCCCATCTACCGCTTTTGCTTAAGCCAACAGGTAATGGAAAGCTCAGCAAGCGCGATGGTGATAAGTTAGGCTTTCCTGTTTTTCCCCTATTTTGGAAGGCGGAAAACGGTGAAACTGCCCGCGGGTATCGTGAAGACGGTTACTTTCCAGAGGCATTTGTAAACTTGCTGGCCTTTTTGGGCTGGAATCCTGGCACCGAGCAGGAACTGTTTACAATGGATGAGCTTATTCAGCTTTTCTCCCTCGAAAGAGTAAATAAGTCTGGCGCTCGCTTCGATCCTGAAAAGGCAAAGTGGTTCAATCAGCAGTATCTTCGCATGAAGTCCGATGCCGAATTGGCTACTCTTTATATGCCAATACTAGAGGAAAAAGGTATATCGGTTCAGACCGAGTATGTTGAGAGCGTTGTTGCACTGGTTAAGGATCGTGCTACTTTCATGTCTGATTTTTGGCCTTCGTCGAGTTATTTCTTTGTAGCTCCGGATTCCTACGACGAAAAGGTGGTTGCAAAATTCTGGAAAGAAAACATCCCTGCACTAATATCCGAACTTCGCGAGAGAGTTGCAATCATTGCACCATTCTCGCAGGAAAACATCGATAAGGTGGTACACGAATGGGTGGCTGAGAAACAAGTTCCCATGGGACAGGTGATGAACAATTTTAGGCTTTGCCTTGTTGGTGCTAGCATGGGTCCCGGAGTAGCTCAAATTGCGGCTCTTATCGGTAAGGAGGAAACCCTTAAGCGTCTCGACGCAGGAATTAAGAATATTAAAGCGTAA
- the epsC gene encoding serine O-acetyltransferase EpsC, with product MTMFFNADNKSGRIAKEDVRDFLEQATNSLYPSRCGRVYRIYSQATLRRKLIKLLEPLASRMDNSIDVVSRAFFMRVPFLKVDMDDDAKSIAENDPAASGIAEVILAYPGFYAIMVYRLAHELFKLGVPMLPRMITEQAHSATGIDIHPGAIIGKSFFIDHGTGIVIGETAIIGNRVKLYQGVTIGALNVSKAMAAVKRHPTIEDDVVIYAGATILGGSTKIGHDSIIGGNVWLTESIPPSSLVYHKSEVRIRQRAVSPEQQFVLDYSI from the coding sequence ATGACTATGTTTTTTAACGCCGACAATAAATCAGGAAGAATTGCAAAGGAGGATGTTCGTGATTTTCTTGAGCAGGCAACAAACAGTTTGTATCCATCGCGGTGCGGCAGAGTATATCGAATATACAGCCAAGCTACCCTCAGGCGTAAACTCATCAAGTTGCTGGAGCCATTGGCTTCGCGGATGGATAATTCAATTGATGTGGTGAGTAGGGCTTTTTTTATGCGAGTCCCTTTTCTTAAGGTAGATATGGATGATGATGCCAAATCTATTGCCGAGAACGATCCTGCTGCTAGCGGAATTGCGGAGGTTATTTTAGCTTACCCGGGTTTTTATGCCATAATGGTTTATCGACTAGCTCACGAACTATTTAAACTGGGTGTTCCGATGTTGCCACGCATGATTACCGAACAGGCCCACTCAGCTACCGGAATCGATATTCACCCTGGTGCTATTATTGGAAAATCGTTTTTTATCGATCATGGAACCGGAATCGTGATTGGGGAGACTGCTATTATTGGCAATCGGGTGAAACTTTACCAAGGAGTTACTATTGGCGCGCTAAATGTATCAAAGGCAATGGCCGCCGTAAAGCGTCACCCAACCATTGAGGACGACGTGGTAATTTACGCAGGCGCCACTATTCTTGGTGGCTCAACCAAGATTGGGCACGACAGTATTATTGGTGGAAATGTTTGGTTAACCGAGAGTATTCCGCCATCCTCACTCGTTTATCATAAGAGTGAAGTTCGGATTCGCCAGAGAGCAGTATCCCCGGAACAACAATTCGTGCTAGATTATTCAATCTAA
- the cysK gene encoding cysteine synthase A encodes MKANTILDLVGNTPHLQVSKLFPNSEVWVKIERGNPAGSIKDRIALAMVRDAEKQGILRPDSVIVEPTSGNTGIALAMVGAALGYKVLLVMPESMSIERRRLMAAYGAELVLTPREKGMKGSIEKAQELVGETPGAWMPMQFENVANPAIHAATTAKEILVDFPEGFDYLITGVGTGGHISGVSKVLKEHFPNIKVVAVEPSDSPVISGGNPGPHAIQGIGAGFVPKNYDGALIDRVISISKDDAFEMVRKAAREEGLLLGISSGASLAAVGEILLEQPNARIITFAYDSGERYLSVEGLF; translated from the coding sequence ATGAAAGCAAATACAATTCTCGATTTGGTGGGTAATACACCACACCTTCAAGTCTCAAAACTCTTTCCGAATTCCGAAGTGTGGGTAAAGATTGAACGAGGTAATCCGGCCGGAAGCATCAAGGATAGGATTGCGTTAGCCATGGTTCGGGATGCCGAAAAGCAAGGTATACTACGCCCCGATTCGGTAATTGTTGAGCCTACTTCGGGTAATACAGGTATTGCCTTGGCAATGGTAGGCGCAGCCCTTGGCTACAAGGTTCTCCTTGTCATGCCCGAATCAATGTCCATTGAGCGGCGAAGGTTAATGGCAGCCTACGGTGCCGAGCTGGTGCTTACTCCTCGCGAAAAGGGAATGAAGGGTTCAATCGAAAAGGCTCAAGAATTGGTTGGCGAAACGCCAGGTGCCTGGATGCCTATGCAGTTTGAGAATGTTGCAAACCCGGCAATTCATGCCGCAACCACGGCGAAGGAGATATTGGTCGACTTTCCTGAAGGATTCGACTATTTGATTACTGGCGTTGGAACAGGTGGTCACATTTCAGGGGTGTCCAAGGTTTTGAAGGAGCATTTCCCCAACATTAAGGTGGTGGCCGTAGAACCATCTGATTCTCCTGTAATCAGTGGTGGAAATCCTGGCCCTCACGCAATTCAAGGAATAGGGGCAGGTTTTGTTCCTAAAAATTATGATGGCGCACTTATCGATCGCGTAATTTCTATCTCCAAAGATGATGCCTTCGAAATGGTAAGAAAGGCAGCCCGGGAAGAGGGATTGCTATTGGGTATTTCCTCCGGTGCATCGCTAGCGGCTGTCGGGGAAATTTTATTGGAGCAACCTAATGCCCGCATTATTACTTTCGCCTACGATTCTGGTGAACGCTACTTGAGCGTAGAGGGGCTGTTTTAA
- a CDS encoding glutamine--tRNA ligase/YqeY domain fusion protein, with protein sequence MKDASTEGLSENVEGRSLNFIEEFIEEDIRNGKHAGRVHTRFPPEPNGYLHIGHAKSICLNFGLAKKYGGKCNLRFDDTNPAKEDVEYVDSIKEDVNWLGFQWDAEYYASDYFEQLYEWAVVLIKKGKAYVDDINQEQMREYRGTVNVAGKESPFRSRSVEENLDLFTRMRNGEFKDGEKVLRFKGDMTSPNMLLRDPLMYRIIHTDHHRTGDKWCIYPMYDYAHGQCDSLEKITHSICTLEFEVHRPLYEWFIKELEIFPSRQIEFARLNITNTVMSKRKLLELVKTGLVNGWDDPRMPTIGGLRRRGYTPESIRLFADKVGIARRDNVIDLSLLEFCLREDLNKRAERRMAVLNPLKVVITNYPEGLVEEMDAINNPEDETAGKRKVSFSRELYIERDDFMEVPPKKFFRLAPGQEVRLRYAYFIKCESVVKDANGEVTEVHCTYDPASRGGNSPDGRKVQGTIHWVSAQHAVKAEVRLFDRMFLGENPEDVPEGQDWKINLNPDSLKVVTGYLEPSLAEAKNLEKFQFERIGYFCVDKDSKPGKPVFNRTTTLKDSWAKISAK encoded by the coding sequence ATTTCCCCCGGAGCCCAACGGATATCTTCATATTGGCCATGCCAAGTCTATTTGCCTCAACTTTGGATTGGCGAAAAAATACGGTGGAAAATGCAACCTTCGCTTCGACGATACAAACCCCGCCAAGGAGGATGTTGAATATGTTGATTCCATCAAGGAAGATGTTAACTGGCTCGGATTTCAGTGGGATGCAGAATACTACGCTTCCGACTACTTTGAACAGCTTTACGAATGGGCCGTGGTGCTTATTAAAAAAGGAAAGGCCTACGTTGATGACATAAACCAGGAGCAAATGCGCGAGTACCGTGGAACAGTAAACGTAGCAGGAAAAGAGAGTCCATTCCGTAGCCGTTCAGTGGAGGAAAACCTCGATCTGTTTACCCGCATGCGCAACGGCGAGTTTAAGGATGGCGAAAAAGTTCTCCGCTTCAAGGGCGATATGACTTCACCAAACATGCTACTCCGGGATCCATTAATGTATCGCATCATACACACCGACCATCACCGCACCGGCGATAAGTGGTGCATATACCCCATGTACGACTACGCTCACGGGCAGTGCGACTCTCTCGAAAAAATTACTCACTCTATTTGCACCCTCGAGTTTGAAGTTCACCGTCCTCTTTATGAGTGGTTTATTAAGGAGTTGGAGATATTCCCAAGTAGGCAAATAGAGTTTGCTCGCCTCAACATTACCAATACCGTAATGAGCAAGCGCAAACTCCTTGAACTAGTAAAAACAGGACTGGTTAACGGATGGGACGATCCTCGCATGCCTACCATCGGCGGATTACGCCGCAGAGGCTATACACCTGAATCGATCCGTCTATTTGCCGATAAGGTGGGTATTGCCCGCCGCGACAACGTTATCGACCTATCCCTTTTGGAGTTTTGCTTACGCGAAGACCTCAACAAACGGGCCGAGCGCCGCATGGCTGTGCTAAATCCGCTCAAAGTGGTTATTACCAACTATCCCGAAGGTCTTGTTGAAGAGATGGACGCCATTAATAATCCTGAAGATGAAACTGCAGGCAAGCGCAAGGTTTCCTTTAGCCGCGAACTCTACATCGAGCGTGACGACTTTATGGAGGTTCCTCCTAAAAAGTTTTTCCGCTTGGCTCCCGGCCAAGAAGTACGTCTCCGCTACGCCTACTTTATAAAGTGCGAAAGTGTAGTGAAGGATGCCAATGGTGAAGTTACCGAAGTACACTGTACCTACGACCCAGCATCACGCGGCGGTAACTCGCCCGACGGACGCAAGGTTCAAGGAACCATCCACTGGGTTTCGGCTCAACATGCTGTTAAGGCCGAGGTGCGCCTCTTCGATCGCATGTTCCTGGGCGAAAACCCGGAGGATGTTCCTGAAGGCCAAGACTGGAAGATTAACCTCAACCCCGACTCATTGAAGGTGGTAACAGGCTATCTTGAGCCCAGCCTTGCAGAAGCAAAAAACTTGGAAAAGTTCCAGTTTGAGCGCATTGGCTACTTTTGCGTGGACAAGGATTCTAAACCTGGGAAACCGGTATTCAACCGCACAACCACACTAAAGGACAGTTGGGCAAAGATTTCTGCCAAGTAA